One Ethanoligenens harbinense YUAN-3 genomic window carries:
- a CDS encoding Fe-S-containing hydro-lyase, with translation MNMDTVKKIQTPLTDEAVDGLKAGDSVLISGTVFTARDAAHKRLFQLLQENRKLPVDLKGQIVYYVGPAPASPGHACGSAGPTSSYRMDAYTPALLDIGLKGMIGKGLRSQVVIDSMRKNHCVYFAATGGAAALIAKSIRAVEPIAYEDLGTEALQKMMVVDFPAIVVIDAQGNNLYETGAAAYRKL, from the coding sequence ATGAACATGGACACAGTAAAAAAAATCCAAACACCCCTGACGGACGAAGCGGTGGACGGGCTGAAAGCAGGGGACAGCGTACTGATCTCCGGCACGGTGTTCACCGCGCGCGACGCCGCGCATAAACGCCTGTTTCAGCTTTTGCAGGAGAACAGAAAACTGCCCGTGGACCTCAAAGGCCAGATCGTGTATTATGTAGGCCCTGCGCCTGCCAGCCCGGGACATGCCTGTGGCTCCGCCGGCCCAACCAGCAGCTACCGCATGGACGCCTACACGCCCGCCCTGTTGGACATCGGTCTCAAAGGGATGATTGGCAAGGGGCTGCGCTCGCAGGTGGTGATCGACTCCATGCGGAAGAACCACTGCGTGTATTTCGCAGCCACGGGCGGCGCGGCGGCGCTGATTGCCAAAAGCATCCGCGCGGTTGAACCCATCGCATATGAGGACCTGGGAACAGAGGCCCTGCAAAAAATGATGGTGGTGGATTTCCCGGCCATCGTGGTCATTGATGCGCAGGGGAACAACCTCTATGAGACCGGTGCGGCGGCATACCGGAAGCTGTAA
- a CDS encoding glycoside hydrolase family 31 protein, which produces MFGNLQKFEQTGHTVRLTFEQNRAEVDVIAPDIVHFFAPQKDEHRLSKAVENPPASNTDFHVEDADGLVVITTSKLRVEISRDFHIDIFDTQGRAVCRDYQGEPEPFIRYGGSATGKSFVSAEGHEEAGKNAPMKVSVYKQLDGDTHFYGLGEKTGPLNKKGYHYRMWNTDNPLPHTENFDTLYKSIPFLIALHGETAYGIFFDNTYESYFDMGRDNSAYYYFGAKDGNLDYYFIYGPSLKSVVSGYTSLTGRTPLPQLWALGYQQCRWSYAPKERLLEVAERFRKEHIPCDVLYLDIDYMDGYRVFTYDRERFSDFKGMIRKLKDDGFKVVTIIDPGVKKDAGYAVYEEGLKNGYFITDPDGIPYVNAVWPGDALFPDFSNAKVRAWWADKQQFLIENGVAGVWNDMNEPASFHGPLPDDVQFHNDGYRTDHAEMHNVYGHYMARSAFEGFRKHSDKRPFVITRACYAGTQKYSTIWTGDNQSLWEHLRMSIPQLLNLGLSGFAYAGCDVGGFGFDCTPELLSRWVQVGCFTPLFRNHSSYETRSQEPWAFDEQTKAINQKYIELCYTLLPYLYDALREGEQTGLPVMRPLVLEFQDDPAVTDINDEFLCGSALLVAPVVQQGQRARSVYLPKGANWIDFWTNETFAGGQNILRDAPLDLCPIYVKEGSILPRWPVRQYVGEQAADTLILDVCLPAPGEEASCTHFTDDGETFAYREGGYNRYEAIVRPDGPGAAVLRVKKTHAGYGNGYRTLHIRCVGKPAAILTSAGKAASPGEAVACPFETDTVELLLRY; this is translated from the coding sequence ATGTTTGGCAACTTGCAAAAATTTGAACAAACGGGCCACACCGTCCGGCTGACATTTGAACAGAACCGGGCTGAGGTCGATGTCATCGCGCCCGATATCGTCCACTTTTTCGCTCCTCAAAAAGACGAGCACCGCCTTTCCAAAGCGGTGGAGAACCCGCCTGCGTCCAACACGGACTTCCATGTTGAGGATGCGGACGGACTCGTCGTGATTACCACCTCCAAACTGCGCGTCGAAATATCCAGGGATTTTCATATCGACATCTTCGACACACAGGGCCGCGCGGTCTGCAGGGATTACCAGGGTGAGCCGGAACCGTTTATCCGCTATGGCGGCAGCGCCACCGGCAAGTCGTTTGTGAGCGCGGAAGGGCACGAGGAGGCCGGCAAAAACGCGCCTATGAAGGTATCGGTCTACAAACAACTGGACGGCGACACGCATTTTTACGGATTGGGCGAAAAAACCGGGCCGCTGAACAAAAAGGGCTACCACTACCGCATGTGGAACACCGACAATCCGCTGCCGCATACCGAAAATTTCGATACGCTGTACAAGTCCATCCCGTTTTTGATCGCCCTGCACGGGGAAACGGCCTACGGCATCTTTTTTGACAATACATACGAAAGCTATTTCGATATGGGTCGTGACAACAGCGCCTATTATTATTTCGGGGCGAAAGACGGCAACCTTGATTATTACTTCATCTATGGCCCGTCCCTCAAATCCGTGGTGAGCGGCTATACGTCCCTGACCGGGCGCACGCCGCTGCCGCAGCTTTGGGCGCTGGGTTATCAGCAGTGCCGCTGGAGCTACGCGCCGAAAGAGCGCCTGCTTGAAGTGGCCGAACGATTCCGTAAAGAGCATATCCCCTGTGATGTGCTGTATCTTGATATTGATTATATGGACGGCTACCGTGTGTTCACCTACGACCGGGAACGCTTCTCCGATTTCAAGGGCATGATCCGGAAACTGAAAGACGACGGCTTTAAGGTCGTCACCATCATCGACCCGGGCGTGAAAAAAGACGCGGGATACGCCGTATATGAGGAAGGACTGAAAAACGGTTACTTCATCACCGATCCGGATGGGATTCCCTACGTCAATGCCGTGTGGCCCGGTGATGCGCTGTTCCCCGATTTTTCCAACGCGAAGGTGCGCGCATGGTGGGCCGACAAGCAGCAATTTCTGATTGAAAACGGGGTGGCCGGCGTTTGGAACGATATGAACGAGCCGGCATCGTTCCACGGACCTCTGCCGGATGACGTGCAGTTCCATAACGACGGGTACCGCACCGACCACGCCGAAATGCATAATGTCTACGGCCACTACATGGCGCGGTCTGCGTTCGAAGGGTTCCGGAAGCACAGCGACAAAAGGCCCTTTGTCATCACACGCGCCTGCTATGCAGGCACGCAGAAATATTCGACGATCTGGACGGGCGACAACCAGAGCCTGTGGGAGCACCTTCGTATGTCGATCCCACAGTTGCTGAACCTTGGCTTGAGCGGTTTCGCTTACGCGGGATGCGACGTGGGCGGCTTCGGGTTTGACTGCACGCCTGAACTGCTTTCGCGCTGGGTGCAGGTGGGCTGTTTCACCCCGCTGTTCCGTAACCATTCCAGTTATGAAACGCGCAGCCAGGAGCCCTGGGCATTCGATGAGCAGACCAAGGCCATCAACCAGAAATACATTGAGCTGTGCTATACGCTGTTGCCCTATCTTTACGACGCGCTGCGCGAAGGGGAGCAGACCGGGCTGCCGGTGATGCGTCCGCTGGTACTGGAGTTTCAGGACGACCCGGCCGTAACCGACATCAACGACGAATTCCTTTGCGGGAGTGCTTTGCTGGTGGCGCCGGTAGTACAGCAGGGGCAACGCGCGCGTTCCGTATATCTGCCGAAAGGCGCCAACTGGATCGATTTCTGGACAAACGAGACATTTGCCGGCGGGCAGAACATCCTGCGTGACGCGCCGCTCGACCTCTGCCCCATCTATGTGAAAGAGGGCTCGATCCTGCCGCGCTGGCCGGTCCGGCAGTATGTTGGCGAGCAGGCCGCCGATACGCTGATACTCGATGTCTGTCTGCCGGCACCCGGTGAGGAGGCATCCTGCACGCACTTTACCGACGACGGCGAAACCTTCGCGTATCGCGAAGGCGGATACAACCGCTATGAGGCCATCGTTCGACCGGACGGCCCCGGCGCCGCTGTGCTGCGCGTGAAAAAAACACACGCAGGATACGGGAACGGATATCGCACGCTCCATATCCGGTGTGTGGGCAAACCGGCCGCTATCCTGACCTCGGCCGGCAAGGCCGCCTCACCCGGAGAAGCTGTGGCCTGCCCATTTGAGACGGACACAGTGGAACTGCTCTTGCGTTACTGA
- a CDS encoding NAD(P)-dependent malic enzyme — protein MDIRQESLKKHYEWKGKIEVTSRVSVHSREELSLAYTPGVAEPCMEIHKNIDKSFELTRRSNLVAVVTDGTAVLGLGDIGPEAGMPVMEGKAALFKEFADVDAFPICVRSKDVEEIVRTVYLISGSFGGINLEDISAPRCFEIERRLKELCDIPVFHDDQHGTAIVVAAAVLNALKVVRKEIESVRIVVNGAGSAGIAIARHLLNLGAADLTMVDRCGILCEGMEELNPAQADMARLTNRAHKRGLLADAMQGADLFIGVSAPGIVTEDMVRSMAAEPVVFAMANPTPEIMPDLAKAAGAKVVGTGRSDFPNQINNVLAFPGIFRGALDCRAKEINEPMKAAASHAIAGLVSDSELSEEYILPSAFDRRVGEAVANAIVQAARDAGVAQI, from the coding sequence ATGGACATTCGACAGGAATCGCTGAAAAAGCATTACGAGTGGAAAGGGAAGATCGAGGTGACTTCCCGCGTATCCGTGCATTCCCGGGAGGAGCTGTCTCTGGCGTATACGCCGGGAGTGGCCGAGCCGTGCATGGAGATCCACAAAAATATTGATAAATCTTTTGAGCTTACCCGGCGCAGCAACCTGGTCGCCGTGGTGACGGACGGAACGGCCGTGCTGGGGCTGGGGGATATCGGGCCCGAGGCGGGCATGCCGGTCATGGAGGGCAAGGCGGCGCTGTTCAAGGAATTCGCGGATGTGGACGCGTTCCCCATCTGCGTGCGCAGCAAGGATGTAGAAGAAATTGTGCGCACGGTCTACCTGATTTCCGGCAGTTTCGGGGGCATCAACCTCGAAGATATTTCCGCCCCGCGCTGCTTCGAAATCGAACGGCGGCTGAAAGAGCTTTGCGATATTCCGGTCTTCCACGACGACCAGCACGGCACGGCGATTGTGGTGGCGGCGGCTGTGCTCAATGCGCTGAAAGTGGTGCGCAAAGAGATCGAAAGCGTGCGGATCGTGGTTAACGGTGCCGGTTCGGCGGGCATCGCCATCGCCCGGCATTTGCTCAATCTGGGGGCGGCGGACCTGACGATGGTGGATCGCTGCGGCATCCTCTGCGAGGGCATGGAGGAACTCAACCCCGCGCAGGCGGACATGGCGCGGCTGACCAACCGGGCGCATAAGCGGGGCCTGCTGGCCGACGCCATGCAGGGAGCCGACCTGTTTATCGGCGTTTCCGCGCCGGGTATCGTGACGGAAGACATGGTGCGCTCCATGGCGGCGGAACCGGTCGTGTTCGCCATGGCCAATCCCACGCCTGAGATCATGCCCGACCTTGCCAAAGCGGCGGGCGCGAAGGTGGTCGGCACCGGACGGTCGGATTTTCCAAACCAGATCAACAACGTGCTCGCATTCCCAGGCATCTTCCGCGGGGCGCTGGACTGTAGGGCGAAAGAGATCAATGAGCCGATGAAAGCCGCCGCGTCCCATGCCATCGCCGGGCTGGTGAGCGACAGCGAGCTGTCGGAAGAGTATATCCTGCCCAGCGCGTTTGACCGGCGGGTCGGAGAGGCCGTTGCAAACGCGATCGTGCAGGCCGCCCGCGACGCCGGCGTGGCACAAATCTGA
- a CDS encoding fumarate hydratase, translating to MREISAETIRATVKDLFLRANYNISPEILAALKTGLKTEESPTGRAVLRQIVENDEIAAAERVAICQDTGMSVVFIRLGQEVHVVGGGFNEAIEQGVREAYADGYLRKSIVTDPVFDRKNTGDNTPAVVHVDIVPGDTLEIEVSPKGFGSENMSALKMLSPSDGEQGVRSFILETARKAGPNPCPPVIIGVGIGGTIELAAKTAKKATLREPGRHNADPRYAKMERELLDEINRMGFGPAGLGGSTTALAVHIDWLPAHIASLPVVVNVCCHAARHARAEL from the coding sequence ATGCGGGAAATCAGCGCAGAAACCATCCGTGCAACGGTAAAAGACCTCTTTCTGCGGGCCAATTACAACATCAGCCCGGAGATTCTCGCCGCTCTGAAAACGGGATTGAAAACGGAAGAATCCCCCACGGGCCGGGCGGTTTTGCGGCAGATCGTTGAAAACGACGAGATTGCGGCGGCGGAGCGGGTGGCCATTTGCCAGGATACGGGGATGTCCGTCGTGTTCATCCGGCTGGGCCAGGAGGTCCATGTCGTGGGCGGCGGGTTCAACGAGGCCATCGAACAGGGTGTGCGCGAGGCATACGCCGACGGCTATCTGCGCAAATCCATCGTGACCGACCCGGTCTTCGACCGGAAAAACACCGGCGACAACACGCCCGCCGTGGTCCATGTGGACATCGTGCCGGGGGATACTTTGGAAATCGAGGTGTCGCCCAAGGGCTTTGGAAGCGAGAACATGAGCGCGCTGAAGATGCTCTCGCCGTCCGACGGCGAACAGGGCGTGCGCAGTTTCATCCTCGAAACCGCCCGCAAAGCGGGGCCGAACCCCTGCCCGCCCGTCATCATCGGGGTGGGTATCGGCGGCACCATCGAACTGGCGGCCAAAACAGCCAAAAAGGCCACGCTCCGGGAACCGGGGCGACACAACGCCGACCCCCGCTACGCCAAAATGGAGCGGGAACTGCTTGATGAAATCAACCGCATGGGCTTTGGCCCCGCGGGGCTGGGCGGCAGCACCACGGCGCTGGCTGTCCACATCGACTGGCTGCCCGCGCATATCGCCTCTCTGCCGGTGGTCGTCAACGTGTGCTGCCATGCCGCCCGCCACGCCCGAGCGGAGCTGTGA
- a CDS encoding ROK family protein codes for MRYSIGIDLGGTNIAVGIVDEQFQLVDTLSVPTQANRPWKQVVADMARCVHTLLANNALDPSSCIGLGAGVPGVIYSSAGTVLFSNNLRWEHVPLGHALAVATGFPVRLSNDANCAALGEVVAGAAKGRKNVVLLTLGTGVGGGVIIDGKIYEGTQGAGAELGHCTLIMDGLPCTCGRKGCIEVYASATALVRQAGEAVASHPDSILAGKALNGRSIFDAMHRGDPTATHVVEQYKHYLDETAVNMVNIFRPEVLLIGGGISGEGQPLVDRLNAYVRKNCYAAPYAFVTTVKIAALGNKAGIVGAAALCLA; via the coding sequence ATGCGCTATTCGATCGGCATTGATCTCGGCGGCACAAACATCGCCGTCGGCATCGTGGATGAGCAGTTTCAGTTGGTGGATACCCTCAGTGTCCCCACGCAGGCAAACCGTCCCTGGAAGCAGGTCGTCGCAGATATGGCACGCTGCGTACACACACTGCTTGCCAACAACGCCCTCGACCCATCCTCTTGTATCGGACTGGGAGCAGGCGTACCGGGCGTTATCTACAGCTCCGCAGGGACCGTGCTGTTCAGCAACAACCTGCGCTGGGAACATGTGCCGCTGGGGCACGCACTCGCCGTAGCAACGGGATTTCCCGTTCGGCTGAGCAATGACGCCAACTGCGCCGCACTGGGAGAAGTGGTCGCCGGCGCGGCAAAAGGGCGGAAAAACGTTGTGCTGCTCACCTTGGGCACAGGCGTAGGCGGCGGCGTCATCATCGACGGAAAGATTTATGAGGGAACGCAGGGTGCCGGCGCAGAGTTGGGCCACTGCACGTTGATAATGGATGGCCTGCCTTGCACCTGCGGGCGCAAGGGGTGCATCGAGGTTTATGCCTCTGCCACGGCGCTCGTCCGCCAGGCGGGCGAAGCGGTTGCTTCACACCCCGACAGTATCCTGGCAGGCAAGGCCCTGAACGGCCGCAGCATTTTCGATGCCATGCATCGGGGCGATCCGACGGCCACCCATGTTGTTGAGCAGTATAAGCACTATCTGGATGAGACGGCCGTGAATATGGTGAATATCTTCCGCCCTGAGGTTCTGCTGATTGGCGGCGGCATTTCCGGAGAGGGGCAGCCTCTGGTCGACCGCCTGAACGCATATGTACGGAAGAACTGTTACGCCGCCCCATATGCTTTTGTCACAACCGTCAAAATTGCCGCGCTGGGCAATAAAGCGGGAATCGTCGGCGCCGCGGCGCTGTGCCTTGCCTGA
- a CDS encoding carbohydrate ABC transporter permease, with protein sequence MQTIEANKIPLKPAPVARSSGSSQAGSAFLKVISLVVKIFLAILFLSPFYILIVNSFKTRKEIFTNTLALPAIPQWNNYSRALDAMNFLSALRNSLVITLCSVGIIIVFTSMAAWMITRTKTKVSQVLYLVFVASMIIPFQAIMLPLMREMGQLNLLNIPGLIFVYLGFGASMGVFIFSGFVKSIPKELDEAAMMDGCNTLQTFWYIIFPLLKPATFTIAVLDVVWIWNDYLLPSLTINNPGTMTIPLQTFFFFGQFTKQWDMALAALVMCIIPVIVFYLFAQKYIIKAVTAGSIK encoded by the coding sequence ATGCAAACGATTGAAGCAAATAAAATACCCCTGAAACCCGCGCCCGTTGCACGCTCATCCGGCTCGAGCCAGGCAGGAAGCGCTTTCCTCAAAGTCATCTCTCTCGTAGTCAAGATTTTTCTGGCGATCCTGTTCCTGTCCCCGTTCTACATCCTCATAGTCAACTCATTCAAGACCCGCAAGGAGATTTTCACAAACACACTGGCACTCCCCGCCATCCCCCAGTGGAACAACTACTCCCGCGCACTCGACGCCATGAATTTTCTGTCGGCGCTGCGCAACTCACTGGTTATCACGCTTTGCAGCGTTGGCATTATCATCGTGTTCACCTCGATGGCCGCATGGATGATTACGCGTACCAAGACCAAAGTCAGTCAGGTGCTCTATCTGGTGTTCGTTGCTTCCATGATCATCCCGTTTCAGGCCATCATGCTTCCGCTGATGCGCGAGATGGGGCAGCTGAACCTGCTCAACATCCCCGGCCTGATCTTTGTTTACCTCGGGTTCGGCGCTTCCATGGGCGTGTTCATCTTTTCGGGCTTTGTCAAGAGCATTCCCAAGGAACTGGACGAGGCCGCGATGATGGACGGCTGCAATACCCTCCAGACTTTCTGGTACATCATCTTCCCATTGCTCAAGCCCGCCACCTTTACCATCGCCGTGCTCGACGTGGTATGGATCTGGAACGACTACCTGCTGCCGTCTTTGACCATCAACAATCCGGGCACCATGACCATCCCCCTGCAGACCTTCTTCTTTTTCGGCCAGTTCACCAAGCAGTGGGATATGGCGCTGGCGGCGCTGGTCATGTGCATCATCCCCGTCATCGTGTTCTATCTCTTCGCCCAGAAATACATCATCAAAGCAGTCACGGCCGGCAGCATCAAATAA